GTTGTATCGGGTGCATATCCGGATGTAATGCGGCACGTTCCGTAGCGGCGCGATTTATCGCGCAATATCGTGCGCGATGTCCGAAAACCTGCGCGATAAATCGCGCCGCTACCAATATGTGCCAGTCTGTATGCGTCGGGTCATGTTCCCCCTTGATCCGGCTTCCCCACGCCTGAAGATCGGCCAGTTTGCGGGCGATCACAAAAGCAGATTAAATTTTTATTTCATTGATTTTTAAGTAAAAAATTCCCACCCATTTCTTTGACTCTCCACGGCTTTCCCCATACGATTTATTTGAAATGACATTCCAACATATGAAATTTAAAGCATAGCGCTGGGGAGTGAGTGCCGTATGAGAATCAGTTATCAGCAGTTGTATGAGGAATTCCTGCGTGTCCTGTTAAGCCGCAAGGTGCCACAGGATAAGGCCACCGACTGTGCGGCGATGTTTGCCGAAACCAGTCTCAACGGCGTCTATTCTCATGGCGTAAATCGGTTCCCGCGTTTTATTCAGCAGCTGGATGCCGGGCATATCGTGGCTGACGCCACGGCAAAAAAAGTGCTGTCGCTGGGGGCTATCGAGCAGTGGGATGCACAACGCGGCATCGGCAATATCACCGCTCGCAACATGATGGATCGCGCTATCGAGCTGGCCAGCGATCACGGCATTGGGCTGGTGGCGCTGCGCAACGCGAATCACTGGATGCGTGGCGGCAGCTACGGCTGGCAGGCGGCAGAGAAGGGGTTTGTCGGCATTTGCTGGACTAACTCGATTGCGGTGATGCCGCCGTGGGGCGCGAAAAACTGTGCTATCGGCACCAACCCGCTGATTGTCGCAGTGCCTGGCGAGCCGATCACCATGGTGGATATGTCCATGTCGATGTTTTCCTACGGCATGTTGGAGGTGAACCGTCTGGCGGGCAAAACCCTGCCGGTGGATGGCGGTTTCGACGATGAAGGCAACTACACCCGCGATCCTGGCACCATCGAAAACAACCGCCGCATCCTGCCGATGGGCTACTGGAAAGGCTCGGCGCTGTCCGTGGTGCTGGATATGCTCGCCACGTTGCTCTCCAACGGCGCATCCGTCACCGAAGTCACCGAAGACAACGGCGACGAATTTGGCATCTCGCAGGTGTTTATCGCCATCGATGTTGACCGCCTGATCGATGGCGAAACCCGCGACCACAAACTGCAACGCATTCGCGCGTCAATTACCGGCGCGGAACCTGCTGACAGCCAGCAGGCGGTGCGTTTGCCGGGCGAAAGATTCCCGGTGCTGCGGGCGGAAAACCAGCGCCTCGGCATCCCAGTGGATGAGCGTGTCTGGACACGCATCCAGGCGCTGTAACGGAGGAGCTACCGATGATTACCGGACATATCGCGAACACTGACGCCCGTCATTATCCACCGGCAATCGCCCAGGCGATTGCGTATCTCGCCAGTCACGATCTGGCAAACATCGCCGCCGGACGCTACGTAGACAGCGCCACCGGCTGGCAGGTGCAGGTGCTGGATCTGCAAACCGCCCCGGCGCAGGAAAACTACCCGGAAGCCCATCGCCACCATATTGATGTGCAATATCTGGTGTCGGGTGACGAGGTGATTGGCGTGGCGAATCAGCCTGCCAGTCTGAGCATCCATCAACCCTATGATGCAAACCGCGACATCATTTTTTATCAGCATGCGCCGGATGAAACCCTGATCCGCATGGTGCCCGGCACCTTTGCGGTGTTCTTCCCGCAGGATATTCACCGCCCTAACTGCGCGCCGCACCAGCCTGCGGCGATCCGCAAGGTGGTGGTGAAGATCCCGACTACCGCACTGGAGGGAACAGCATGAGCCTGACGTCTACCGCACTGACCCGTGAAGGCGTACCGTCGCTGCGCTGGCTGCGTATCATTCCGCCGATTCTGATCACCTGCATCATCTCGTATATGGATCGCGTCAATA
This genomic stretch from Pantoea cypripedii harbors:
- the yiaK gene encoding 3-dehydro-L-gulonate 2-dehydrogenase produces the protein MRISYQQLYEEFLRVLLSRKVPQDKATDCAAMFAETSLNGVYSHGVNRFPRFIQQLDAGHIVADATAKKVLSLGAIEQWDAQRGIGNITARNMMDRAIELASDHGIGLVALRNANHWMRGGSYGWQAAEKGFVGICWTNSIAVMPPWGAKNCAIGTNPLIVAVPGEPITMVDMSMSMFSYGMLEVNRLAGKTLPVDGGFDDEGNYTRDPGTIENNRRILPMGYWKGSALSVVLDMLATLLSNGASVTEVTEDNGDEFGISQVFIAIDVDRLIDGETRDHKLQRIRASITGAEPADSQQAVRLPGERFPVLRAENQRLGIPVDERVWTRIQAL
- a CDS encoding YhcH/YjgK/YiaL family protein; the protein is MITGHIANTDARHYPPAIAQAIAYLASHDLANIAAGRYVDSATGWQVQVLDLQTAPAQENYPEAHRHHIDVQYLVSGDEVIGVANQPASLSIHQPYDANRDIIFYQHAPDETLIRMVPGTFAVFFPQDIHRPNCAPHQPAAIRKVVVKIPTTALEGTA